Proteins co-encoded in one Capsicum annuum cultivar UCD-10X-F1 chromosome 9, UCD10Xv1.1, whole genome shotgun sequence genomic window:
- the LOC107877244 gene encoding MYB-like transcription factor ETC3, with product MADMDRSSTSNNNPSMDSSAFEANNEETSKLEFSEDEEFLVTKMFNLVGERWSLIAGRIPGRTAEEIEKYWNSRNSTSQ from the exons ATGGCTGATATGGATCGTTCTAGCACATCAAATAACAATCCTTCCATGGACTCTTCTG CATTTGAGGCCAATAATGAAGAAACTTCGAAGCTTGAATTTTCAGAAGACGAGGAATTCCTCGTTACTAAAATGTTCAACTTAGTTGGTGAGAG GTGGTCATTAATTGCTGGAAGAATTCCAGGAAGAACTGCAGAGGAAATTGAGAAGTACTGGAACTCAAGAAATTCCACCAGCCAGTAA